In Pontimonas salivibrio, the sequence GCAAATCGAACACCTTGGCAAAGTCCACACCTGGTTGAAAGTTATTGCCGCCCTTGGCCGGATTTACCTGAAAATAACGGGAGTAACCCGACAGCCGAAAATACCCAATGCCCAAGAGTGCCCTCGGCAGTAGGGACTGAGAATCGTGGAGGCCTCGTGAGCTCAGCATCGCTATTTGATCCGGGATCGACAGCGAAGTGTTCCTCACGCCCGGACAGTAACCCAAAAAAAGGCCCCCCGACCGGCCGCCATAAGCGACCCCCGGGGGGAACTATTGTGGACAACGTATCAGACGATGTCGGCCTGCGACGTGCCTCACGTATTTTGCCCGGGTAGACGGTTCGGTGCCGCATTTCGTAATGCCCGCGTGATCCTGCACCGCTCACGCTACGGGCCGAGCACTCCCGACGAACCATTGGGCTGGGGGTACCAGGAGAAATCTGACCGAGATGGTGGGCGATACTGGGTTCGAACCAGTGACCTCTTCCGTGTGAAGGAAGCGCGCTACCACTGCGCCAATCGCCCGTCGCTCTCATTGTGCCACAGGCGGGGCTGCTCGCGTGCTGGCGCTCTCATCGAGGCGCACGGGAGAACCCCTTGTCCCTTCGTCCTCACGGGATTCGCCAGGGTTCAAAGCAACCATTTCGTTGTGGGCGCGCCGTGTTTGTCTCTGGGCCCAGAAATCAGCTATTGTGGGCTCCACGCGAAAGCGTAAGTGCGGATGTGGCGCAGTGGTAGCGCATCACCTTGCCAAGGTGAGGGTCGCGAGTTCGAATCTCGTCATCCGCTCGGATTCGATACACAGGCGGAAGGAATCCACGGTACGGTGGCGTGGCCGAGAGGCGAGGCAGCGGCCTGCAAAGCCGTCTACACGGGTTCGAATCCCGTCGCCACCTCGTAAGAGGTGACACAACTTAATTACGGGCGATTGGCGCAGCGGTAGCGCGCTTCCCTGACACGGAAGAGGTCACTGGTTCGAACCCAGTATCGCCCACCACAACACCCTCTCGGTAGTGGTCAAAACAGGTCGATGATTTGTGGGCCTGCCACCACAACAATCATCAATATCGCTACTACCCAACCAACAATGCGCCAGTTCGTTACCAGGCGCCTGGAGGCCTCTGGTGAGCGTCCTTCTGAATTGGGGTTATCGCTCATTGACTCACACTGGCCAGGGCATCAGTGGCAACGTCCCGGGCGCGGTTCGCCGACGTTTCAGCGACGACCGCGCGGGCAATGTCTTGTGCTTGGGCTTTAGTGAGCGAGCTCAGTGCGTCCCGAACTGCCGCCACCGCGGAGGGTGCAGCGCTCACTGAGGACACACCAAGACCCGCAAGGACGATGGCCAATAGCGGGTCGGAGCCGGCTTCACCACAGACTCCCACCGGAATAACTGCGGGAGCGGCGTGTTGAACGATGGTGTCGATAGTGCGAAGCAATCCGGGTTGCCAGGGATCGACTAGGCCACCCATGGCCGGGTGTTGCCGGTCAGCGGCGAAGAGGTATTGTGAGAGGTCGTTGGAGCCGATACTCACAAAATCGACGATGCCTGCCAGATCCGGAATCATCGGCACAATGGCGGGGGTTTCGACCATGATTCCCACCTCCGGAAGACCGGCCTTCTTCGCCATCTCCCGAAATTCCGTTGCTTCTTCCACGGTGGAAATCATGGGGGCCATCACTTGCACGTGTCGCCCAGTCGCGTCAATCGCCGCTTTGATGGCGAGGAGTTGGTCTTCTTGAAACTCGGGGTGGGCGCGTCCTAAGCGGAATCCCCGAACGCCCAGTGCAGGGTTTTCTTCGCTCTTTCCGGGGAGGAAGGCCACAGGTTTGTCGCTGCCCGCATCGATTGTCCGGACAATAATGGTGCCCGCAGGGGCCACCCGAAAAACCTCAGCAAGCTCAGACGCCTGCTCCGTCATTGTGGGTTGGCTCTGCCGGTCGAGGTAGAGCACTTCGGTGCGAAATAATCCGATTCCGCGAGCGAGCGTGTCAGCCGCTGCCTGCGCATCGGCAAGGGAGCCAATATTGGCCCTGACCGTCACTAGAGGCTCATCGAGGGTGGGAATAAAGCTAATCGGCACCGTGGCGACACTGAGGTCAGCGCCCTCGACCACTCGGTGGCCTGCCGGGTCCACTAACACCCACTCCCCGTCGGGCAATTCCATCGCCCCTGTCACGCTCACCACGGCCGGGATATTGCGCGCCCGGCAAATAATGGCGGTGTGACTGGTGGGGCCACCCAACTCGGTCACCACTCCCACCACACTGTTCGTGAATTGTGCGGTATCCAGCGGCGTCAAGTCTTCGGCAACCACAACCCACTCCCCCGTGTGGGGAATGGTGGTGGTTGCGTCGAGTCCTCGAAGGTGAGTCGAAATCGAGCGCGCTATGCCACGCAGATCCCCGACACGGGATTGAAAATCTTCATCATCGCCCATGAGGGCATTGAGGTCATCGAGTGCTCCAAAGAGAGCCGAGGCAGCATCCAGGCCTCGTTCCAGGTGGGGGGTCGCCATCGTGATGAGTTCATCATCTTCGATCACCATGAGCAGGGCATCCAGGATGGCGGCGGTGTCCGGGTCGGACCCTTCGACCTGTGCCCGCACGTCATCGCCAGCCTGCGCGATGGCACTGCGCAACGCCGCGATTTCTTGGTCGACGCCCAAGGAGGAGGTGCGTGTCTCTTCGACTCGAGGATCTCGCGTGAACCGCAGAACCTGGCCGGTCGCTGCCTCTCGACCGATTCCAATACCTGAGAGCGACCGGCTCATCGTTTACGGCGCTTCGGCGTTAATGGCCTCAGCCAGAGCAACAGCTAATGTCTCGGCGTCGGCACCTTCAGCGGGGATTACCAGTTCTAGCTGTTCACCGCTTTTGACCTTCATGGCAAGAAGCCTAAGAGGTGAGTTGGCCACCACACCCTCTTCGCCGGGCCGACGCACCACGACATCGAGACCGGAGGCTTTCACCTGCGCGACTACTTGGCCAACCGGACGGGCGTGGAAGCCAATCGGGTCACGCACTTCTACCGGGTGGACATACTCACTCATGCGCTCTCTCCTGGGCGAATAACGACCTTGATGGCATCACCGGACGTCACCGCGTGAATCGCCTCTCGTACCTGGTCGAGTGGCAGGCGGTGGGTGATGAGATCGGCGACCGGAACAGCGCCACTGGCAATGAGCCCCAGGGCCTCGCGGTTTTGGGCCGGACTGGACCCATTGGCACCGGCAATGATGAGCTCTCGGTAGTGGACGACGTTGGAATCCACGGAAATCATGGGCTTATCTTTGGGTAACCCACCAAAGAAGCTCACCCGACCACCGGGTGCGACGATGTCGAGGGCCTGCTCTTGGGCAGCACCAGAGGGGGCCGCGGTGATGATCACGCTGGGGCCAATTCCGTCTGTTTCGTCCGCCATCACCTGGGCAAGGTCCTCGATGGACATGTCTACTGCCCGGTCGGCGTGAACTACGGCTTGAGAGAGCTCAAGTCGACCACCATTAATGTCGGCGAGGAAGACTTTGTCGGCTCCGGCAGCCCTGGCAAGACGCACGTGGAGACAACCGATGGGGCCAGCACCCATCACCAACACGTTGTCGCCCGGTCCCACGTTGACCAGCGATTGGGCGTTTAGTGCACAGGCCAGTGGCTCGGTGACGGACGCTTCGTCGTAGCTGACGTGGTCGGGGATGTGGTTCACTCCGTCCGCTTTCAGCACTTCGTGGGGAATGATCATCTCTTCGGCGAACCCGCCCGGGTATTGATAGCCCATAGATGTTTGATTGATACAAATGCCCATCCGGCCTGCTCGACAGGCCCAGCATTCGCCACAGGGAACGGCGGCAATAACTTGGACACGATCACCGATTGCTAAACCCTGAACGTCTTCGCCCAATTCAATAATTTCTCCGGCAATCTCGTGGCCGATGATTTGGGGTGGTTCTAGTCGCGGGTGTCCGTGATGAAAAATTTTGGCGTCGGTGCCACACGTCGCGCAGGCGTGCACACGCATTTTCGCTTCGTGGGGGCCCACTTCCGGGGAGGGAACGGTTTCGACGCTGAGGTCTTCGGGTCCCCGATAAATGGCGGCTTTCATGATGCGCTCCTTCCAGAAACGAGTAATTCGCGGATTGTGTCCGCGTCGTGAGAAGTCAGCAGGACAGTCCGGGATTCGTCGTCCATTAACAGCTCTGCAAGATTTCCCAATAACTCCACGTGACCGTCGCCCGCTGAGGCGATTCCCACACAGGCCTGAACCTCCTCGTTCATCCAGGTGAAGGGTTGCGTGAATCGAACAAAAACCAGTTGATCAAAGTGCACGTATTGACGCGACTCGTCAGTGCCGTGGGGTATGGCAAAGCCACCGCCAATTTCTGAGGGAAACACAAGCTCCCGCTCCCACATGGCTTCGGCATACTCCGGGCTGACAGCCCCCAGTGTGACCAGCAGATCGCCGCAGATGCGCACGGCCTCCTCTCGCGAGGAGGCCGTGGCATCGAGCGTTATACCGGCCGTCTGAAGGAGGTCACCCATCGGTGACGACTCCCCCGCTTTGCAACGTTCCGACCATTTTCGCGACGTTGAGATCACCGAGGAACATGTCAAAGATGACCACAACGGACTCGGGTACTGCTTGTTTTGCCCGAGCTGACAGACCACGGTGCACGAGAACAATCTCGTGTGGTGTGTCCGCGAGTTGGTTGACCGGAGCGTGGGTCACAGTGATTCCTTGCGGTTTCAACTGTTTGGCCAATTGTTTGGCGACCATGACGCTGGAACCCATACCAGCTTCACAGGCGACCACAATTTGCTTCACGTCAGCAGCCGATATTTCCGCCATTGTTACTGTCCGCCCGTTTTCATTGCGGCGCTCTTGGCTTTTGCTGCTTCAAAGTCCGCGTCGGACGCATCCGACTTGGACAGGCGCAGCAAGAACCATGCGACGACGAAAGACACCGCGGCAGAGAGGACAATTCCCAGCAGCACACCCAGGTGGTCTCCCTGTGGCGTGACGGCAAGGTAGGCGAAGATTGACCCGGGCGACGGAGTCGCTACCAGACCTACTCCGGTGACCATGAAGGTCGCCACACCGGTCGCACCACCCAGGATTGCAGCCAGGATGACCTGTGGCTTCATCAGCACGTAAGGGAAGTAGATTTCGTGAATACCGCCCAGGAAGTGGATGATGATTGCGCCGGGCGCCGAGCCACGGAGAATTTTGGGTCCGGCAAGCCAGAAGGCCACCAGAATTCCAAGACCCGGTCCGGGGTTGGTTTCCAACATGAACAGGATTGATTTGCCCGTTTCTTCGGCTTCCACGACACCCAAGGGGGCCAACACGCCGTGGTTGATGGCGTTGTTGAGGAAGAGAATCTTGGCGGGCTCGACAATAAGCGATGCGATGGGTAGCAGAGAGTTGTCCACCATCCATTGCACACCATTACCGAGGACAGTGCTGATTGCGCTCACTGTGGGCCCAATAGCCAGGTAGCCGAGCATGGCGCCCAACATTCCGGAAATACCCAGTGAGAAGTTCCCAATCAGCATCTCGAAGCCCGGAGGGGTGATCGGGTCGAGAACTTTGTCGATTTGCTTGAGGATCCATGCCAACAGCGGACCAATGATCATAGCGCCGAGGAACATGGGGATGTCGGTTCCGACGATGACACCGACGGTGGCGATTGAACCAATCACAGCACCGCGCTGACCATGGACGATGCGACCACCCGTGTAACCGATCAGAATCGGCAACAGGTTGAGGATCATCGGCCCAACCATGCTGGCGAAACTT encodes:
- a CDS encoding putative PEP-binding protein, giving the protein MSRSLSGIGIGREAATGQVLRFTRDPRVEETRTSSLGVDQEIAALRSAIAQAGDDVRAQVEGSDPDTAAILDALLMVIEDDELITMATPHLERGLDAASALFGALDDLNALMGDDEDFQSRVGDLRGIARSISTHLRGLDATTTIPHTGEWVVVAEDLTPLDTAQFTNSVVGVVTELGGPTSHTAIICRARNIPAVVSVTGAMELPDGEWVLVDPAGHRVVEGADLSVATVPISFIPTLDEPLVTVRANIGSLADAQAAADTLARGIGLFRTEVLYLDRQSQPTMTEQASELAEVFRVAPAGTIIVRTIDAGSDKPVAFLPGKSEENPALGVRGFRLGRAHPEFQEDQLLAIKAAIDATGRHVQVMAPMISTVEEATEFREMAKKAGLPEVGIMVETPAIVPMIPDLAGIVDFVSIGSNDLSQYLFAADRQHPAMGGLVDPWQPGLLRTIDTIVQHAAPAVIPVGVCGEAGSDPLLAIVLAGLGVSSVSAAPSAVAAVRDALSSLTKAQAQDIARAVVAETSANRARDVATDALASVSQ
- a CDS encoding HPr family phosphocarrier protein, which translates into the protein MSEYVHPVEVRDPIGFHARPVGQVVAQVKASGLDVVVRRPGEEGVVANSPLRLLAMKVKSGEQLELVIPAEGADAETLAVALAEAINAEAP
- a CDS encoding zinc-dependent dehydrogenase: MKAAIYRGPEDLSVETVPSPEVGPHEAKMRVHACATCGTDAKIFHHGHPRLEPPQIIGHEIAGEIIELGEDVQGLAIGDRVQVIAAVPCGECWACRAGRMGICINQTSMGYQYPGGFAEEMIIPHEVLKADGVNHIPDHVSYDEASVTEPLACALNAQSLVNVGPGDNVLVMGAGPIGCLHVRLARAAGADKVFLADINGGRLELSQAVVHADRAVDMSIEDLAQVMADETDGIGPSVIITAAPSGAAQEQALDIVAPGGRVSFFGGLPKDKPMISVDSNVVHYRELIIAGANGSSPAQNREALGLIASGAVPVADLITHRLPLDQVREAIHAVTSGDAIKVVIRPGESA
- a CDS encoding PTS sugar transporter subunit IIA is translated as MGDLLQTAGITLDATASSREEAVRICGDLLVTLGAVSPEYAEAMWERELVFPSEIGGGFAIPHGTDESRQYVHFDQLVFVRFTQPFTWMNEEVQACVGIASAGDGHVELLGNLAELLMDDESRTVLLTSHDADTIRELLVSGRSAS
- a CDS encoding PTS lactose transporter subunit IIB codes for the protein MAEISAADVKQIVVACEAGMGSSVMVAKQLAKQLKPQGITVTHAPVNQLADTPHEIVLVHRGLSARAKQAVPESVVVIFDMFLGDLNVAKMVGTLQSGGVVTDG
- the mtlA gene encoding PTS mannitol transporter subunit IICB; this translates as MSEFIPSGGGSHTGWRASLQKLGGNLAGMVIPNIGAFIAWGLLTALFIPTGWLPNESFASMVGPMILNLLPILIGYTGGRIVHGQRGAVIGSIATVGVIVGTDIPMFLGAMIIGPLLAWILKQIDKVLDPITPPGFEMLIGNFSLGISGMLGAMLGYLAIGPTVSAISTVLGNGVQWMVDNSLLPIASLIVEPAKILFLNNAINHGVLAPLGVVEAEETGKSILFMLETNPGPGLGILVAFWLAGPKILRGSAPGAIIIHFLGGIHEIYFPYVLMKPQVILAAILGGATGVATFMVTGVGLVATPSPGSIFAYLAVTPQGDHLGVLLGIVLSAAVSFVVAWFLLRLSKSDASDADFEAAKAKSAAMKTGGQ